One part of the Deltaproteobacteria bacterium genome encodes these proteins:
- a CDS encoding alpha/beta hydrolase, with amino-acid sequence MESKMRSLEELKPEILRRAGGANPFEWVKPEDAAEVVGWLESTEDDHWAEAWGRMGARYEALGEEQEKNGAPCGESYYLAYDYYRIGRYPVASTPGKQACYEASLRNFLKAAPHMDPPLERVEIPFEGKSLVCYLQIPRGADRPPVVLHWGGVDGWKEDRRRPSEAFHRLGLATMTIDMPGVGESPLLASDLKAERTFSAALDYLETRPDVDGSRLGAMGGSFGGYWAAKVAHVEAKRLKGAVDWGGGVHLTFQEEWLRPALTTRAEQYLMGPASLLDARGYIFRTRDLDEILRRAPTLSLVTQGLIDQPCAPLLLINGKLDDQHPIDDFYMLLEHGDPKDVFIIPDGGHMGRVPGKSNEPALNVLVEWLHRKLTG; translated from the coding sequence ATGGAATCGAAAATGCGTTCTCTCGAAGAGTTGAAGCCGGAGATCCTGCGCCGCGCCGGCGGCGCCAACCCTTTCGAATGGGTCAAGCCGGAGGACGCCGCGGAAGTGGTGGGATGGCTCGAATCCACCGAGGACGACCACTGGGCGGAGGCGTGGGGGCGCATGGGCGCGCGCTACGAGGCGCTGGGCGAGGAACAGGAGAAGAACGGTGCACCATGCGGCGAATCCTACTATCTCGCGTACGACTACTATCGCATCGGCCGCTATCCGGTGGCCTCGACTCCCGGCAAGCAAGCGTGCTACGAGGCGTCGTTGCGGAACTTCCTGAAGGCCGCGCCGCACATGGACCCGCCGTTGGAACGGGTGGAGATCCCCTTCGAAGGGAAGTCGCTCGTCTGCTACCTGCAGATACCCCGCGGCGCCGACCGGCCGCCGGTGGTGCTCCACTGGGGCGGGGTCGACGGCTGGAAGGAGGACAGGCGCCGGCCCAGCGAGGCGTTCCACCGGCTGGGGCTCGCCACCATGACGATCGACATGCCGGGCGTGGGGGAAAGCCCCCTGCTCGCGTCCGACCTCAAGGCGGAACGCACCTTCTCCGCCGCTCTGGACTACCTGGAAACACGGCCGGACGTGGACGGGTCACGCCTCGGCGCCATGGGCGGGAGCTTCGGCGGGTACTGGGCGGCCAAGGTCGCCCACGTGGAAGCGAAACGGTTGAAGGGCGCGGTGGACTGGGGCGGCGGCGTGCACCTGACCTTCCAGGAAGAGTGGCTGCGGCCGGCCCTGACCACACGGGCGGAGCAGTATCTCATGGGACCGGCCAGTCTGCTGGACGCGCGCGGGTACATCTTCCGCACCCGCGATCTCGACGAGATCCTGCGACGGGCGCCGACGCTCTCCCTGGTCACGCAGGGTCTCATCGACCAGCCGTGCGCGCCGCTGCTGCTCATCAACGGCAAGCTCGACGACCAGCATCCCATCGACGACTTCTACATGCTGCTGGAGCACGGCGACCCCAAGGATGTGTTCATCATTCCCGACGGGGGACACATGGGCCGGGTGCCGGGCAAGTCCAACGAGCCGGCGCTCAACGTGCTGGTGGAGTGGCTGCACCGCAAGCTCACGGGGTAA